A stretch of Dietzia lutea DNA encodes these proteins:
- a CDS encoding SGNH/GDSL hydrolase family protein has product MSTPHRRRRGPLTTSLAFAAAAALVATPAAAAQSTAQPDGAIAVSSLGTTNEIPGSIAGSLGSLAEPAYPEYVALGDSYAALGDDTEPADGPVGCGQSLANYPNQLDANPAVGELTDASCGGAVTDDLFEPQRAGVAPQLDALDEDTDLVTLSIGGNDVGFGSIVQCITGGLPGSPRDCESELGATVSGAIDDIYGPGGAVDDIYAEIAERSPDAAVIATQYLPLMPAEGEDGCAFTQFIGDENLEWAREITQEINDAVDEAARRNGHISVLPVDDADRSGCASVDERWVVFADGSQNNAAPFHPTALGQQAMAAAIAAAL; this is encoded by the coding sequence ATGTCGACTCCTCATCGCCGCCGACGCGGCCCCCTCACCACATCCCTCGCCTTCGCTGCTGCCGCCGCGCTCGTCGCGACGCCCGCCGCGGCCGCCCAGTCCACTGCCCAGCCGGACGGCGCGATCGCCGTGAGCTCGCTGGGCACGACCAACGAGATCCCGGGCAGCATCGCCGGGTCGCTGGGCTCCCTCGCCGAACCTGCCTACCCCGAATACGTCGCGCTCGGTGACTCGTATGCAGCGCTGGGCGACGACACCGAGCCCGCTGACGGTCCTGTCGGCTGTGGCCAGAGCCTGGCGAACTACCCCAATCAACTCGACGCCAACCCGGCTGTCGGCGAGCTGACCGACGCCAGCTGCGGCGGCGCCGTGACAGATGACCTGTTCGAACCGCAGCGCGCCGGAGTTGCGCCCCAGTTGGACGCCCTCGACGAGGACACCGATCTGGTGACGCTGTCCATCGGCGGCAACGACGTGGGTTTCGGTTCGATCGTCCAGTGCATCACCGGTGGACTGCCGGGCTCCCCCCGCGACTGCGAGAGTGAGCTGGGCGCCACTGTGTCCGGGGCCATCGACGACATCTACGGCCCCGGCGGAGCGGTCGATGATATCTACGCCGAGATCGCCGAGCGCTCGCCCGATGCCGCGGTGATCGCGACCCAGTACCTGCCCCTGATGCCCGCCGAAGGCGAGGACGGCTGTGCATTCACCCAGTTCATCGGAGACGAGAACCTGGAGTGGGCCCGCGAGATCACCCAGGAGATCAACGACGCCGTCGACGAGGCGGCCCGCCGCAACGGCCATATCTCGGTGCTGCCCGTCGACGACGCGGACCGCAGCGGCTGCGCCTCGGTGGACGAGCGATGGGTCGTGTTCGCCGATGGCTCCCAGAACAATGCGGCGCCGTTCCACCCCACCGCTCTCGGCCAGCAGGCCATGGCGGCCGCGATCGCCGCGGCGCTCTGA
- a CDS encoding beta-ketoacyl-ACP synthase III → MADSNDTVTIAAGEGSPGTALMGIGAYRPRRVVSNEEICEKIDSTSEWIYERSGILNRRVADKDESVIFMSSEAARKAVASAGIDPELVDALIVCTSTYETYVPHAAPQVAQNIGRNGIAAFDITAGCSGFGYGLAVASNMVRGGGARYVIVVGVERMSEGIDWTDRNTAFIFGDGAGAVVVGPSDTNDISQVVWGSDGEQSEAITLTKTLREYIDETQKAPAPAPFLVMDGSKVFRWAAVQIAKASARTLEAAGVTADQIQAFIPHQANGRINSAMAKHLGLPDTVAIANDIEQHGNTSAASIPLAMETMLREGQAKEGEIALCIGFGAGLSYAGQVVRLPAAPPAD, encoded by the coding sequence ATGGCGGATTCCAACGACACCGTGACCATCGCAGCTGGCGAGGGCTCGCCCGGAACGGCTCTGATGGGCATCGGCGCCTACCGACCGCGTCGTGTGGTGAGCAACGAGGAGATCTGCGAGAAGATCGACTCCACCTCGGAGTGGATCTACGAGCGGTCCGGCATCCTCAACCGTCGCGTGGCCGACAAGGACGAGTCGGTCATCTTCATGTCGTCCGAGGCCGCCAGGAAGGCCGTGGCGTCGGCGGGGATCGATCCGGAGCTGGTCGACGCTCTCATCGTGTGCACCTCCACCTACGAGACCTACGTTCCGCACGCCGCCCCGCAGGTGGCGCAGAACATCGGGCGCAACGGCATCGCGGCGTTCGACATCACGGCGGGCTGCTCGGGCTTCGGCTACGGCCTGGCCGTGGCGTCCAACATGGTCCGCGGCGGCGGTGCCCGCTACGTGATCGTGGTGGGTGTCGAGCGCATGAGCGAGGGCATCGACTGGACCGACCGCAACACCGCCTTCATTTTCGGTGACGGTGCCGGCGCCGTCGTGGTGGGCCCCTCGGACACCAACGACATCAGCCAGGTCGTGTGGGGCTCCGACGGCGAGCAGTCCGAGGCGATCACTCTGACCAAGACCCTGCGCGAGTACATCGACGAGACCCAGAAGGCTCCTGCTCCCGCGCCCTTCCTGGTCATGGACGGCTCGAAGGTCTTCCGCTGGGCCGCGGTCCAGATCGCCAAGGCGTCCGCCCGGACGCTCGAGGCCGCGGGCGTGACCGCGGACCAGATCCAGGCGTTCATCCCGCACCAGGCCAACGGCCGCATCAACTCCGCCATGGCCAAGCACCTGGGCCTGCCGGACACCGTGGCGATCGCCAACGACATCGAGCAACACGGCAACACCTCGGCCGCCTCGATCCCGCTGGCGATGGAGACCATGCTCCGCGAGGGGCAGGCCAAGGAGGGCGAGATCGCCCTGTGCATCGGCTTCGGCGCGGGCCTGTCCTACGCTGGCCAGGTCGTCCGTCTCCCGGCGGCCCCGCCCGCGGACTAA
- a CDS encoding SRPBCC family protein produces MERSTDGWERDMYDVTAEVRTDDGSTRVVCSVPLPVAPEVVWDAVATAEGIASWFVSCAMEPRVGGRIVQFADPGAADPTTGPEAAAEAMLTATVGEITEYSPPTAGAPGVFAYVERDWMGEGVPVPPWETSCEVVDDGEGGSVLTLRSGFGSGGELAGQSVSGSVDGWAQALTVLAHRLTHRPADGVVTVDAATDPVDETVPELWARVTSQLIAPAAGVGGHPGGDAGGGAGGNGVVARSGEVGGIVVTESEASRTLILSAPVDGMLELFAFPAGETHEDAAGRAALALRVYEYVDAPGGDGRPLGAAAVDVTPTWEAPRWRAWLEGLIGA; encoded by the coding sequence GTGGAGCGGTCGACCGACGGGTGGGAGCGGGACATGTACGACGTGACGGCGGAGGTCCGGACGGACGACGGCAGCACCCGTGTGGTGTGCAGTGTGCCGTTGCCGGTCGCGCCGGAGGTCGTGTGGGACGCGGTCGCCACCGCGGAGGGCATCGCGTCGTGGTTCGTCTCGTGCGCGATGGAACCGCGGGTCGGCGGACGGATCGTGCAGTTCGCCGACCCGGGCGCGGCGGATCCCACGACCGGCCCGGAGGCCGCGGCCGAGGCCATGCTCACCGCGACCGTCGGGGAGATCACCGAGTACTCGCCGCCCACCGCGGGCGCGCCGGGCGTCTTCGCCTACGTGGAGCGGGACTGGATGGGCGAGGGCGTGCCCGTGCCGCCGTGGGAGACGTCGTGTGAGGTGGTCGACGACGGCGAGGGCGGCAGCGTGCTCACCCTGCGGTCCGGGTTCGGCTCCGGCGGGGAACTGGCGGGACAGTCGGTGTCGGGCAGTGTCGACGGGTGGGCGCAGGCGCTGACGGTGCTGGCCCACCGGCTGACCCATCGCCCGGCCGACGGGGTGGTGACCGTGGACGCGGCCACCGATCCGGTCGACGAGACGGTGCCCGAGCTGTGGGCCCGGGTGACGTCGCAGCTGATCGCCCCGGCGGCGGGCGTCGGCGGCCACCCGGGTGGCGACGCGGGCGGCGGCGCGGGCGGAAACGGCGTGGTGGCCCGCTCCGGCGAGGTGGGCGGCATCGTCGTGACCGAGTCGGAGGCGTCGCGCACGCTCATCCTGTCCGCGCCCGTCGACGGGATGCTCGAGCTGTTCGCCTTCCCGGCGGGCGAGACGCACGAGGACGCGGCCGGTCGCGCGGCGCTGGCGTTGCGGGTCTACGAGTACGTCGACGCGCCCGGCGGCGACGGCCGTCCGCTGGGTGCCGCGGCGGTCGACGTCACGCCCACCTGGGAGGCGCCGCGCTGGCGCGCGTGGCTCGAGGGACTGATCGGCGCCTGA
- a CDS encoding PQQ-dependent sugar dehydrogenase — protein MPYSSARRASRATARSRARSVVGFAAAATAVTLALPAVASAQFGSLGPGSSGSVDTGSVPPGLLFPPTPGIGAGEGVEVVDGPAVETEAVMEGLNVPWDVVRTPDGTILTGERGGRMVVQRPGEEQREISIDLPGLFQQSESGLMGMAVDAGFDENREIHVCWSRAAGGQRDNRISTFRAADDWSTMTWERDTLTGIPLGATGIHSGCRLLTAPDGSIYVGTGDTQSPTGPQSPESLAGKILHITPEGDPASGDSVIHTIGHRNVQGLAIDPDSGRVYSAEHGPDVDDEVNLLEPGGNYGWNPNIRGQYNQNVPMTDTVRFPDAINAVWSSGAPTLAPADIEFLGPEWGEWEGALAMANLKTQKLVLLRLGEDGRSVVDASVLLEGDFGRLRSIAPEPDGSLLVTTSDADNRDQVFRVSPAAAR, from the coding sequence GTGCCGTACAGCTCTGCTCGCCGCGCGTCCCGCGCCACCGCCCGTTCCCGCGCCCGCTCCGTCGTCGGGTTCGCCGCCGCTGCCACCGCCGTCACCCTCGCCCTCCCCGCCGTGGCCTCCGCCCAGTTCGGATCCCTCGGGCCCGGCTCGTCCGGGTCGGTGGACACGGGCTCCGTCCCGCCGGGCCTGCTGTTCCCGCCAACCCCGGGCATCGGCGCCGGCGAGGGCGTCGAGGTCGTCGACGGCCCGGCGGTCGAGACGGAAGCCGTCATGGAGGGCCTGAACGTCCCGTGGGACGTGGTCCGCACCCCGGACGGCACCATCCTCACCGGCGAGCGCGGTGGCCGGATGGTCGTGCAGCGACCCGGCGAGGAGCAGCGCGAGATCTCGATCGACCTGCCGGGCCTGTTCCAGCAGTCCGAGAGCGGGCTGATGGGCATGGCCGTGGACGCGGGTTTCGACGAGAACCGCGAGATCCACGTGTGCTGGTCGCGGGCGGCCGGCGGCCAGCGCGACAACCGGATCAGCACGTTCCGCGCCGCCGACGACTGGTCCACGATGACGTGGGAACGAGACACGCTCACCGGGATCCCGCTCGGCGCGACCGGTATCCACAGCGGGTGCCGCCTTCTCACCGCCCCCGACGGATCGATCTACGTCGGCACCGGCGACACCCAGAGCCCCACCGGCCCGCAGTCCCCCGAGTCGCTCGCCGGCAAGATCCTGCACATCACCCCCGAGGGCGATCCGGCGTCGGGCGACTCGGTGATCCACACGATCGGCCACCGCAACGTCCAGGGCCTGGCGATCGACCCGGACTCCGGGCGCGTCTACTCCGCCGAGCACGGCCCGGACGTCGACGACGAGGTCAACCTGCTCGAGCCCGGCGGGAACTACGGTTGGAACCCGAACATCCGCGGCCAGTACAACCAGAACGTGCCCATGACTGACACCGTCAGGTTCCCCGACGCGATCAACGCGGTCTGGTCGTCCGGCGCCCCGACTCTCGCGCCCGCCGACATCGAGTTCCTGGGTCCCGAGTGGGGTGAGTGGGAGGGCGCGCTGGCCATGGCCAACCTCAAGACGCAGAAGCTGGTGTTGCTCCGGCTCGGAGAGGACGGTCGCTCGGTCGTCGACGCGTCGGTGCTCCTCGAGGGCGACTTCGGCCGCCTGCGGTCGATCGCCCCCGAGCCGGACGGCTCGCTGCTGGTGACGACCTCCGACGCCGACAACCGGGATCAGGTCTTCCGGGTCAGCCCGGCCGCAGCACGGTAG
- a CDS encoding PQQ-dependent sugar dehydrogenase, translating to MSSIDVPRPPARLAALVAAAAVTLTACSTTADPGGGGTGGGSGSSASTGAPGSPGSGRPLPPGPAVEVETVADGLTIPWDVVRDPEGVIVTGERGSGTLHAIREGGERTVVEADVGEVYDRGESGLMGIALAADFATSREVYTCHSDAAAGDNRVTAWTAAEDWSALDSPRVLVDGILLAERGLHSGCRILAHPDGTLYIGTGDAFTGPAPQDLDSLSGKILHVTRTGAPADDTIDDSRVLTYGHRNVQGLALRPDSEQIVSAEHGPDVDDEVNLVVPGANYGWNPGSDGRYDQNVPMTDARAFPEAVGASWRSGAPTLAPGGIAFLDDAAWGEWDGALAVAMLKTSQIVLMTLSDDGTSVTRTAAILRGEHGRLRSITPEPGGSLLVTTSNGGGEDEILRVRPAAG from the coding sequence GTGTCCAGCATCGACGTTCCGCGCCCGCCCGCCCGGCTGGCCGCCCTCGTGGCGGCGGCGGCCGTCACGCTCACCGCCTGCTCGACGACCGCCGATCCGGGCGGCGGTGGCACCGGTGGCGGCTCCGGCAGCTCCGCGAGTACCGGTGCGCCCGGGTCGCCGGGCTCAGGGCGGCCGCTCCCGCCCGGCCCCGCCGTCGAGGTGGAGACGGTCGCCGACGGGTTGACGATTCCGTGGGACGTCGTCCGTGATCCCGAGGGCGTCATCGTCACCGGCGAGCGGGGCTCGGGCACCCTGCACGCGATTCGCGAGGGCGGTGAGCGGACCGTCGTCGAGGCGGACGTCGGCGAGGTGTACGACCGGGGCGAGAGCGGTCTGATGGGCATCGCCCTGGCTGCCGACTTCGCCACCAGTCGCGAGGTGTACACCTGCCACTCCGACGCGGCGGCGGGCGACAACCGCGTCACCGCGTGGACCGCCGCCGAGGACTGGTCCGCCCTCGACTCACCGCGGGTCCTCGTGGACGGGATCCTCCTGGCCGAGCGAGGCCTGCACTCGGGCTGCCGCATCCTCGCCCACCCAGACGGCACCCTGTACATCGGCACGGGCGACGCGTTCACCGGCCCGGCTCCGCAGGACCTCGATTCGCTCTCGGGCAAGATCTTGCACGTCACCCGCACCGGCGCGCCCGCCGACGACACCATCGACGACTCGCGGGTCCTCACCTACGGACACCGCAACGTGCAGGGGTTGGCGCTGCGGCCGGACTCCGAACAGATCGTCTCCGCCGAGCACGGGCCGGACGTCGACGACGAAGTGAACCTCGTGGTCCCCGGAGCCAACTACGGGTGGAACCCGGGCTCTGACGGGCGGTACGACCAGAACGTGCCCATGACCGACGCCCGCGCCTTCCCCGAGGCTGTGGGGGCGTCGTGGCGATCGGGGGCGCCGACGCTCGCTCCGGGCGGGATCGCGTTCCTCGACGACGCCGCGTGGGGCGAATGGGACGGAGCCCTGGCGGTGGCGATGCTCAAGACCAGTCAGATCGTCCTCATGACGTTGTCCGACGACGGCACCTCCGTCACCCGGACGGCCGCGATCCTGCGCGGAGAGCACGGTCGCCTCCGGTCGATCACCCCGGAGCCCGGCGGGTCGCTGCTGGTGACCACCTCCAACGGCGGCGGCGAGGACGAGATCCTGCGCGTGCGCCCCGCAGCGGGCTGA
- a CDS encoding MFS transporter: protein MTSTSVPDDAARTADVRGPIAATALLFAANGAIFGAIVPRLPDLKSALDLGAGEFGLAMACYPAGALVGGLLTPALMRRRSDGAVAVTMMVGASVAAALVGFSPVVAVFAALLLVFGVCDAITDVSMNAHGIRVQLRHGRSLINRFHALWSLGAVLGAAGGSVAAGAGASVRIQMIGAAVVCALAAVAAYPMRLGPAAAEDERGRDLDTVLDDTALADPGPRDAGSRAAAGRRLPGGRALLLLIALGLFACCAELVEDFAQTWSALYLRETTIAGAGLAGLGFIAVQGAQLAGRVSGDALVERFGAARLGRAGGLFVMVGAGAAFVASFTLGGPALLAVLLIGFVLAGWGIATVIPGAMVGADSVPGLAPGAGLAVLNWVMRLGFLASPPLVGLIAEVAGLRWTVTPMIVGGVLIAALAGPLLGRADRTPDDRTPADRAPAREKETMT from the coding sequence GTGACCTCGACGAGCGTTCCCGACGACGCGGCCCGCACCGCCGACGTCCGGGGGCCGATCGCCGCGACCGCCCTGCTCTTCGCCGCCAACGGCGCGATCTTCGGCGCGATCGTGCCCCGCCTGCCCGACCTCAAGAGCGCCCTGGACCTGGGCGCGGGGGAGTTCGGGCTGGCGATGGCCTGCTACCCGGCCGGCGCGCTGGTCGGCGGGCTGCTCACGCCCGCTCTCATGCGGCGCCGCTCCGACGGGGCCGTCGCCGTGACCATGATGGTCGGCGCGTCCGTGGCCGCCGCGCTCGTGGGGTTCTCGCCCGTCGTGGCCGTGTTCGCCGCGCTGCTGTTGGTGTTCGGCGTGTGCGACGCCATCACCGACGTGTCCATGAACGCCCACGGGATCCGCGTGCAACTGCGCCACGGGCGGTCGCTGATCAACCGGTTCCACGCGCTGTGGTCGCTCGGGGCGGTGCTCGGCGCCGCGGGCGGGTCGGTCGCCGCCGGCGCCGGCGCGTCCGTGCGGATCCAGATGATCGGGGCCGCCGTGGTGTGTGCGCTGGCCGCCGTGGCCGCGTACCCGATGCGGCTGGGCCCCGCCGCCGCCGAGGACGAGCGGGGCCGTGACCTCGACACCGTGCTCGATGACACCGCGCTGGCCGACCCCGGGCCACGCGACGCCGGCTCGCGTGCCGCGGCCGGCCGCCGCCTCCCCGGCGGCCGCGCGCTGCTGCTGTTGATCGCTCTCGGCCTGTTCGCGTGCTGTGCCGAGCTCGTCGAGGACTTCGCCCAGACCTGGTCGGCCCTCTACCTGCGCGAGACCACCATCGCCGGGGCGGGGCTCGCCGGGCTCGGCTTCATCGCCGTGCAGGGCGCGCAGCTGGCCGGCCGCGTGAGCGGTGACGCCCTGGTCGAGCGCTTCGGCGCCGCGCGCCTCGGCCGTGCGGGCGGGCTGTTCGTGATGGTCGGCGCGGGCGCGGCGTTCGTCGCGTCGTTCACGCTCGGCGGCCCGGCCCTGCTGGCGGTTCTGCTCATCGGGTTCGTGCTGGCGGGCTGGGGGATCGCGACCGTCATCCCGGGCGCGATGGTCGGCGCCGACTCCGTGCCCGGCCTGGCCCCCGGCGCCGGGCTCGCAGTGCTCAACTGGGTGATGCGCCTCGGCTTCCTCGCCTCGCCGCCGCTCGTCGGGCTCATCGCCGAGGTCGCGGGCCTGCGCTGGACCGTGACGCCGATGATCGTGGGGGGCGTCCTCATCGCCGCCCTGGCCGGGCCGCTGCTCGGCCGCGCCGACCGCACCCCCGACGACCGCACTCCCGCCGACCGCGCCCCTGCGCGCGAGAAGGAGACCATGACGTGA
- a CDS encoding fructosamine kinase family protein, producing MSADVFVKRGSDHGPDFFRHEAAGLAWLAAAPGGPRVVEVKGVDDDEIALEKIPAGRATADAALRFGRSLAAMHDAGAAAWGAPADGWAGRCFIGNRPQECTPTDSWGEFYAEQRVRPFVRIAADLDVLGGADLAAVERACDRVAAGELDHPDDTPARVHGDLWTGNVLWAAGGGAGAAGDGVEAVLIDPAAHGGHRETDLAMLALFGAPHLEHILRGYTEAHPLRDGWRERVPLHQLHPLATHSAGHGAGYAVALADAARKVLRL from the coding sequence GTGAGCGCCGATGTGTTCGTCAAACGCGGCTCGGACCACGGGCCCGACTTCTTCCGCCACGAAGCCGCCGGACTGGCGTGGCTCGCCGCGGCCCCCGGCGGGCCGCGCGTGGTGGAGGTGAAGGGGGTCGACGACGACGAGATCGCCCTCGAGAAGATCCCCGCGGGTCGCGCCACGGCGGACGCGGCTCTGCGGTTCGGACGGTCGCTCGCGGCGATGCACGACGCGGGTGCGGCCGCCTGGGGCGCACCCGCCGACGGCTGGGCTGGCCGGTGCTTCATCGGCAACCGTCCCCAAGAGTGCACGCCCACCGACTCGTGGGGCGAGTTCTACGCCGAGCAGCGGGTCCGGCCGTTCGTGCGCATCGCGGCGGATCTGGACGTTCTCGGCGGTGCCGACCTGGCCGCGGTCGAGCGGGCCTGCGACCGCGTAGCCGCCGGCGAGCTCGACCACCCCGACGACACTCCCGCCCGCGTCCACGGCGACCTGTGGACGGGCAACGTCCTGTGGGCGGCCGGGGGCGGGGCCGGCGCGGCGGGCGACGGCGTCGAGGCCGTGCTCATCGACCCCGCCGCGCACGGGGGCCACCGCGAGACCGACCTGGCGATGCTCGCCCTCTTCGGCGCGCCGCACCTCGAGCACATCCTCCGCGGATACACCGAGGCCCACCCCCTACGCGACGGCTGGCGGGAGCGGGTCCCGCTGCACCAGCTGCACCCGCTGGCCACGCACTCGGCCGGGCACGGCGCCGGCTACGCGGTCGCGCTGGCCGACGCCGCCCGAAAGGTGTTGCGCCTGTAG
- a CDS encoding SGNH/GDSL hydrolase family protein: protein MRTSLLRRPSRRLVAGAAAAAAVLLSPLLASPAGAVPAGAAPAIPAPITPETTPLEAAGGSVQTLGAGVAGQVTGTGLGPSVMAGPGTGPSKYVALGDSYAAVGRIAPGAWGAGPVACVRTSDAYPTALARELGVGTFVNATCGGAVVDDFRAAGRTGAPPQFDALDADTDLVSMTIGGNDVGFGAVIVACALRPNTAPGLLPLVDGATGNLSKGFDPTTGCSDVIDRQAAEALERLDQRLDGVYAEISERAPRARVVTIGYLAAVPEDDAIVRQSPSCAPFMVISAEERAKVRGFQDSINRVVRDAAERNGVTVVIPDEPGHSMCTSPETRWVDFTGLETGAVPVHPTSAGHAHVADRVLAALADA, encoded by the coding sequence ATGCGCACGTCTCTTCTCCGCCGCCCGTCGCGCCGCCTGGTGGCCGGCGCCGCCGCGGCCGCCGCCGTCCTGCTGTCCCCGCTGCTGGCTTCCCCCGCCGGAGCTGTGCCTGCCGGCGCCGCGCCCGCCATCCCGGCTCCGATCACGCCGGAGACGACTCCGCTCGAGGCCGCCGGCGGGTCCGTCCAGACCCTCGGCGCCGGGGTCGCCGGTCAGGTCACGGGCACTGGCCTGGGCCCCTCGGTGATGGCGGGGCCGGGCACCGGCCCGTCGAAGTACGTGGCGCTCGGCGACTCGTACGCTGCCGTGGGCCGGATCGCGCCCGGCGCGTGGGGCGCCGGGCCGGTCGCGTGCGTGCGTACCTCCGACGCCTATCCCACCGCGTTGGCCCGCGAACTGGGCGTGGGTACGTTCGTCAACGCGACCTGCGGCGGTGCGGTGGTCGACGACTTCCGGGCGGCCGGCCGGACCGGTGCTCCTCCCCAGTTCGACGCCCTCGACGCCGATACCGACCTGGTGTCGATGACGATCGGCGGCAACGACGTGGGCTTCGGTGCGGTGATCGTGGCCTGCGCGCTGCGGCCCAACACCGCTCCCGGGTTGCTACCGCTCGTCGACGGGGCGACCGGGAACCTGTCGAAGGGCTTCGACCCCACCACCGGCTGCTCCGACGTGATCGACCGGCAGGCCGCCGAGGCCCTCGAGCGTCTCGACCAGCGCCTGGACGGCGTGTACGCCGAGATCTCCGAGCGTGCGCCCCGCGCCCGCGTCGTGACGATCGGGTACCTGGCGGCCGTTCCGGAGGATGACGCGATCGTCCGGCAGTCTCCGTCGTGTGCGCCGTTCATGGTGATCAGCGCCGAGGAGCGCGCCAAGGTGCGCGGTTTCCAGGACAGCATCAACCGCGTCGTCCGCGACGCCGCCGAGCGCAACGGCGTCACCGTCGTGATCCCGGACGAGCCCGGACACTCGATGTGTACCTCGCCCGAGACCCGCTGGGTCGACTTCACCGGGCTCGAGACCGGCGCGGTCCCGGTCCATCCGACCTCGGCCGGCCACGCCCACGTCGCCGACCGCGTGCTGGCGGCGCTCGCCGACGCCTGA
- a CDS encoding PQQ-dependent sugar dehydrogenase: protein MPYPPERRPVRSVLRARLLAGVATAAAAVSVAVPATALAQGSVPAPPVGSVDTGSLGSAGSLGSAGPRGDTLPPPLEAGPAVEVEVVLDGLTIPWDVVRDPDGVVVTGERGTGGIVAARPDGTRSDVEADLGRLFNGGESGLMGIALAHDFATSREVYTCHSVNFPAPEPDGTIGDSRVTAWRAADDWSRLYEIDVIVPGIARQDIGHHSGCRVLAHPDGTLYIGTGDTFHGSVPQDMRSLGGKVLHVKRDGTPADDTIREQGTDPRILTYGHRNLQGLALQPGTDRIYSAEHGTLVDDEINLILPGKNYGWDPLRAGIPRDHDDASPMTDLEKFPDAMEAVWSSGDPTWATSGITFLDHPSWGEWNGALAVAMLKSKRIALMRLSDDGLAVTDTVEILADEHGRIRSLTSEPDGTLLATTSNGNGQDKVLRIRPAVGE from the coding sequence GTGCCCTATCCACCTGAGCGTCGCCCCGTCCGATCCGTCCTGCGCGCCCGGCTGCTCGCCGGGGTGGCGACCGCCGCCGCCGCCGTCAGCGTGGCGGTACCCGCGACCGCCCTGGCGCAGGGCAGCGTCCCCGCCCCGCCCGTCGGCTCGGTGGACACCGGGTCGCTCGGCTCGGCGGGATCGCTCGGCTCGGCGGGCCCGCGGGGTGACACCCTCCCGCCGCCGCTGGAGGCCGGACCCGCGGTCGAGGTGGAGGTGGTGCTGGACGGTCTGACGATCCCATGGGATGTCGTGCGCGACCCGGACGGCGTCGTCGTCACCGGCGAACGCGGCACCGGCGGGATCGTCGCGGCCCGCCCCGACGGCACCCGGTCGGACGTCGAGGCGGACCTCGGCCGGTTGTTCAACGGCGGCGAGAGCGGACTCATGGGCATCGCGCTGGCCCACGACTTCGCCACCAGCCGCGAGGTCTACACCTGCCACTCGGTCAACTTCCCCGCGCCGGAGCCCGACGGAACCATCGGGGACAGCCGGGTCACCGCCTGGCGCGCGGCGGACGACTGGTCCCGGCTCTACGAGATCGACGTCATCGTGCCCGGCATCGCACGGCAGGACATCGGGCATCACTCCGGCTGCCGGGTCCTCGCGCATCCCGACGGCACCCTCTATATCGGCACCGGCGACACGTTCCACGGCTCGGTCCCGCAGGACATGCGCTCGCTCGGCGGCAAGGTGCTCCACGTGAAACGCGACGGCACCCCCGCCGACGACACGATCCGCGAGCAGGGGACCGATCCGCGCATCCTCACCTACGGGCACCGCAACCTGCAGGGTCTGGCGCTGCAGCCGGGCACCGACCGGATCTACTCGGCCGAGCACGGCACGCTCGTCGACGACGAGATCAACCTCATCCTGCCCGGGAAGAACTACGGGTGGGATCCGCTCCGGGCCGGTATCCCGCGTGACCACGACGACGCCTCACCGATGACCGATCTCGAGAAGTTCCCCGACGCGATGGAGGCCGTGTGGTCCTCGGGAGACCCCACCTGGGCCACCAGCGGGATCACCTTCCTCGACCACCCCTCGTGGGGCGAGTGGAACGGCGCGCTGGCGGTCGCGATGCTCAAGTCCAAGCGGATCGCCCTCATGCGGCTCTCCGACGACGGGCTCGCGGTCACCGACACCGTCGAGATCCTCGCGGACGAGCACGGCCGCATCCGCTCCCTCACCTCGGAGCCGGACGGCACCCTCCTCGCCACCACCTCGAACGGCAACGGCCAGGACAAGGTACTGCGGATCCGGCCAGCAGTCGGCGAGTGA